The Sulfurimonas sp. genome includes the window GAACTTGGTGAAGATTTTAGAGGTATCTCAAAAGTAGATTTTTGAATGCTAAAAGTTGTTATTGTATAAAAACCGATAAATCTTTCTTGGTTATTTAAATCAAGTAAAATATAAGCAGCTGAATAGTCATTTTCAACTTGTTTTTTCATAGATTTTTTTACAAATCTATTTATGAGATCGTGGTTACAATCAAATTGTTTCAACCCATTGTAGGTTTTAGCAAAATCAAATCTTTCGATTATTACATTATCGCTCATTTAAATCATCTAGCTTCATTAAGTTATTCAACTCTCTAGTAGCTTTTGGAGGATGATTAATTATGTTCATAAATTTTTTATACCCATTATTGTTTAACGATAGTGATTCAGATTGTTGTATAACTTCTCTTGCTTTTTGAGTAGCAGCTGAGATGATAAAAGCTGATAAGTCCATTCCTTCTAGCGTTGAAGCTACCTTTAGCATCTCTTTTAACCCAGAGTTTATTTTAGTGTCAAAACGAGAATCCTTGCTAAATCCAATATCTATGTGTGCTGTTTGCATAATCTATCCTTTACGGTTATTGTACGGTTATTATATCATATTTTACGCTATTCTTTGTTTATATAGATGCTGTTGAAATTCTATAAATAATGAGCTTATATTTGCAACATCTCCTAAAATAGCTTTTGCATCTTCTAGTGATTGGTATTTACTTTCTAGTAAAATGGGAAGTTTATCTTGTGAAAGTTCTTCTACACCACTTTGGATATACTTTGATAAAACAAATTCTATAAATTCAGCTTGTTCTTTATTAAGAAGAGCAAATATACTTTTTTTAGCTTCATTTACTCTGTCTTGTCTTGAAATCGGTTTTATATCACTATCAAACACATACTTTAAGACATCAAAAATAT containing:
- a CDS encoding DUF1778 domain-containing protein, whose amino-acid sequence is MQTAHIDIGFSKDSRFDTKINSGLKEMLKVASTLEGMDLSAFIISAATQKAREVIQQSESLSLNNNGYKKFMNIINHPPKATRELNNLMKLDDLNER